In Notamacropus eugenii isolate mMacEug1 chromosome 1, mMacEug1.pri_v2, whole genome shotgun sequence, one genomic interval encodes:
- the MFGE8 gene encoding lactadherin isoform X1: MKGPSLLQTLWRLLFSLSVVLAASGEDCDSSLCLNGGTCINGSESSTFYCLCPDGFTGQNCNETEQGPCTPNPCLNNGQCRVVTESRRGDVFAQYVCDCPEGYEGPHCQRASSSMNECNTQPCKNGGTCFDQEEGYICKCPFPFMGKSCQSPCNMPLGMEGGAIADFQISASSVHYSFLGMQRWGPELARLNARGIVNAWTASNYDKNPWIQVNLLRKMRITGIMTQGASRTGSSEYLRTFKVAYSDDGHIFEFIQEPNQSRDQVFMGNIDNSGLKTNIFHPPLVTQFVRIVPVVCRRACTLRFELFGCEVEGCSEPLGMKSEIIPDSRITASSTFKTFGLDSFSWHPYFARLDKQGKFNAWTAESKEDAEWLQIDLGKPKRVTGIITQGARDFGNIQYVSAYKVAYSNDSRSWTVYKERRTNSSKIFLGNSDNNSHQKNIFETPFYSRFVRILPVAWHGRITLRVELLGCEE; encoded by the exons ATGAAGGGCCCCAGCCTCCTCCAGACACTTTGGAGACTCCTGTTCTCCCTGTCTGTGGTCTTGGCTGCCTCTG GTGAGGATTGTGATTCCAGCCTGTGTCTGAATGGAGGTACCTGCATAAATGGAAGTGAGAGCTCTACTTTCTACTGCCTCTGTCCTGATGGATTCACTGGGCAGAACTGCAATGAGACTGAGCAAG GGCCTTGCACCCCAAATCCCTGCCTAAACAATGGCCAGTGCCGAGTGGTGACTGAGTCCCGTCGAGGAGATGTCTTTGCCCAGTATGTCTGTGATTGTCCTGAAGGATATGAGGGCCCTCATTGCCAGAGAGCAAGCAGTTCCA TGAATGAGTGCAACACCCAGCCTTGCAAGAACGGTGGCACCTGCTTTGACCAGGAAGAAGGCTACATCTGCAAGTGTCCTTTCCCGTTCATGGGAAAGTCTTGCCAGTCCC CTTGCAACATGCCACTGGGCATGGAGGGAGGTGCCATTGCTGATTTCCAGATTTCAGCTTCATCTGTACATTACAGCTTTTTGGGAATGCAGCGTTGGGGGCCAGAGTTGGCCCGGCTCAATGCCAGAGGGATTGTCAATGCTTGGACTGCCAGCAACTACGACAAGAACCCCTGGATACAG GTGAACCTTTTGCGAAAGATGAGAATAACAGGTATCATGACACAGGGTGCCAGCCGGACAGGCAGTTCTGAATATTTGCGGACCTTCAAAGTGGCATATAGCGATGATGGGCACATCTTTGAATTCATCCAGGAGCCAAACCAATCCAGGGACCAG GTCTTTATGGGGAACATAGACAATAGTGGCCTGAAGACCAacatttttcatccacctctGGTGACCCAGTTTGTGCGGATCGTGCCTGTTGTCTGCCGTAGGGCCTGTACCCTTCGATTTGAGCTTTTTGGTTGTGAAGTGGAAG GTTGCTCTGAGCCTCTGGGTATGAAGTCTGAGATCATCCCTGACAGCAGGATCACAGCTTCTAGTACCTTCAAGACTTTTGGCCTGGATTCTTTCAGCTGGCATCCCTATTTTGCTCGACTGGACAAACAAGGCAAATTCAACGCCTGGACTGCTGAGAGCAAGGAGGACGCTGAGTGGTTGCAG ATTGACTTGGGTAAACCAAAGCGGGTGACAGGTATCATCACTCAGGGGGCCCGGGACTTTGGTAATATCCAGTATGTATCGGCATACAAAGTGGCCTACAGTAACGATAGCAGATCTTGGACCGTATACAAGGAAAGGAGAACCAACAGCAGCAAG